The Vibrio syngnathi DNA window TCTACCAATACATTCCCTCGTTGGCGTCTGGCTCAGCCTTTCCGTTACATCGCGCATAATGGCGAAATCAATACGGTTCGCGGCAATCTAAACTGGATGAAAGCACGTGAAGCAATCCTAGAGTCGGATCTGTTTACACAAGCTGAAATCGACATGCTGCTTCCTATCTGTCAGGAAGGTAGCTCGGATTCATCAAACTTCGATATGGCGCTTGAGCTACTTGTTCTTTCAGGTCGCACTCTGCCACATGCGTTGATGATGATGATCCCGGAAGCATGGCAAGAAAACAAAAACATGGATCCAACTCGTCGTGCGTTCTACCAGTACCACGCGAACGTAATGGAACCATGGGATGGCCCAGCGTCAGTATGTTTCACCGATGGTGTTCAAGTTGGTGCAACTCTTGACCGTAACGGCCTGCGTCCTTCTCGCTACACAGTAACTAAAGACGACTTCCTAGTGATGGCGTCTGAGTCTGGTGTTGTTGAGATCGCACCTGAAAATGTTGAATACCGTGGTCGTCTACAGCCTGGTCGTATCTTCGTTGCTGACCTTGAGCAAGGCCGCATCATTTCTGATGAAGAAGTGAAAGACGGTATCGCTAAGTCGCAACCCTACGAAAAATGGGTTGAAGAGAACCTTCTGAGCTTGAAAAAGCTACCCGATGCGAGCAACGAATTTAACCAACCTTCTCCAGAGAAACTGCTACACAAACAACAATCGTTTGGTGTGAGCTCTGAAGAAGTAAACGAAATCATTCTCCCTCTTGCAAAAACAGGCTACGAGCCACTTTCTGCAATGGGTGCTGACTGGCCGCTAGCGATTCTTTCTCATCAATCGCAGCACCTTTCAAACTACTTTAAGCAGTTGTTTGCACAAGTAACTAACCCGCCAATCGACCCGATTCGTGAGCGTATGGTTATGTCTCTGAACACTTACCTAGGTAAAGATCAGAACCTACTTGCTGAAACGCCTGAACACTGTCAAAAAGTGGAACTTGAGTCTCCAGTTCTTTCTAACTCAGAGTTAGAGAAACTGCGTGCAATCGATAATGAGCACCTTCAATCGAAGACGCTGGATATCGTATTCCAAGCAAACGGAGACCAAGGTAAGTTAGAGCGCGCACTTAAACGTATCTGCCAATATGCGGAAGATGCGGTTATTGATGGCTACTCTATCATCCTACTAACTGACCGTGCGGTTAACTCAAACCACGCAGCTATCCCAGCAATGCTGGCGGTTGGCGCGGTTCACCACCACCTAATCCGTAAAGGCTTACGTGCTAAGTGTGACATCGTTGTTGAAACGGGCGATGCTCGTGAGACACACCACTTTGCAACCTTAATTGGTTACGGTGCAAACGCAGTTAACCCATACCTAGTTATCGAAACGATTGTTGAACTGCAACGTACTAAGAAGCTAGATCCGAACGTTCATCCACGTGAGTTATTCGATAACTACCGTAACGGTGTCAACGGCGGTCTACTGAAGATCTTCTCTAAGATGGGGATCTCTACGCTACAGTCTTACCACGGTGCACAAATCTTTGAAGCACTTGGTGTAAGCAAGTCAGTGGTTGAAAAATACTTCACGGGTACTGTTTCTCGTATCCAAGGTCTAACGATCGATGATATCGCACGAGAAGTGCTAGTTCGTCACCGTGTTGGTTACCCAGCTCGTGAAATCCCAGCTCAGATCCTTGATGTTGGCGGTGTTTACCAGTGGAAACAACGTGGTGAGAAGCACCTATTCAACCCTGAAACGATTTCTCTACTTCAAGAATCGACGCGTAATAAAGATTACGGTCAGTTCAAGAAGTACGCAAAAGCAGTCGATGACCAAGGCGACAACGCAGCAACGCTACGTAGCCAACTGGACTTCATCAAGAACCCTGCTGGTTCCATTCCTCTTGCAGAAGTAGAACCTATCGAGAACATCCTTAAGCGTTTCGCAACAGGCGCAATGAGCTTTGGTTCAATCTCACATGAGGCTCACTCGACACTGGCTGTTGCAATGAACCGCATTGGCGCGAAATCAAACTCAGGTGAAGGTGGTGAAGATCCAGCACGTTTCGAACGTAAAGAAAACGGTGACTGGGAACGTTCAGCAATCAAACAGGTGGCTTCTGGTCGCTTTGGTGTAACGTCTTACTACCTATCTAACGCTGATGAGCTGCAAATCAAGATGGCTCAAGGTGCTAAACCTGGCGAAGGTGGTCAACTACCTGGTGATAAGGTTGATGATTGGATCGGTGCAACACGTCACTCGACTCCGGGCGTAGGTCTTATCTCTCCACCGCCACACCACGATATCTACTCAATCGAAGATTTGGCTCAGCTGATCTACGATCTGAAAAACGCGAACCGTAACGGCCGTGTAAACGTGAAGCTAGTATCGGAAGCAGGCGTAGGTACGATTGCATCTGGTGTAGCAAAAGCGAAAGCTGACGTGGTGCTTATCGCAGGTTTTGATGGTGGTACGGGTGCATCTCCGATGTCTTCTATCCGTCACACCGGTCTGCCTTGGGAGCTGGGTCTAGCGGAAACGCACCAAACACTACTGAAAAACGGCCTACGTAACCGTATCGTTGTTCAGTCTGATGGTCAGATGAAAACACCACGTGACCTTGCAGTCGCAACCTTACTTGGCGCTGAAGAATGGGGCGTAGCTACAGCTGCTCTAGTTGTTGAAGGCTGTATCATGATGCGTAAGTGTCACAAGAATACATGTCCTGTTGGTATCGCAACACAGAACAAAACTCTTCGTGAGCGTTTCGACGGCCGCGTAGAAGACGTAGTAACTTTCTTCCAATACATGGCTGAAGGTCTACGTGAAGTAATGGCTGAACTTGGCTTCCGTTCTATCGATGAGATGGTTGGTCAATCACACAAACTTAAAGTTCGTGATGACATCGGTCACTGGAAGTACAAGAACCTCGATCTAACACCGGTACTGCACATTGAGCAGGCTCGTGCAGAAGATGGTATCTACAACCAGACAACACAGAATCATAATCTTGAAGACGTTCTAGACCGTAAGTTGATTCAGGCTGCAATCCCAGCACTTGAGAAAGGTGAAGCGGTTACCGCTCAGTTCCCTATCATCAACACGGACCGTTCAGCAGGCACGATGCTGTCGAACGAAATCTCGAAGGTTTACAAAGACCAAGGTTTACCACAGCCAATGAACGTTAAGTTCAACGGTAGTGCTGGTCAATCTTTCGGTGCGTTCCTTGCGAAAGGCGTTAAGTTCGAAGTAGAAGGCGACGCGAACGATTACTGGGGTAAAGGTCTGTCTGGCGGTACCTTGGTACTGTACCCAGATGCAAGATCTACTCTCGTTGCTGAAGATAACATCGTGGTGGGTAACGTATGTTTCTACGGTGCAACCTCTGGTGAATCTTTCATTCGCGGTATGGCTGGCGAACGTTTCTGTGTTCGTAACTCTGGTGCGAAGGTTGTTGTTGAGGGTGTTGGTGACCACGGTTGTGAATACATGACTGGCGGCGCGGCAATTATCCTTGGTTCAACGGGTCGTAACTTTGCTGCAGGTATGAGTGGCGGTGTCGCTTATGTTTGGGATAAAGCAGGTGACTTCGAGACTAAGCTCAACGCAGAACTTGTAGACCTAGATCCAATTGAACAAGAAGATAAAGATCTTCTACTAGATATGCTAACTAAGCATGTTGAATTCACAGGAAGTGAAGTTGCTCAGTCTTTCCTAGACAACTTTGAAGCAAGTGTTGCATCGCTAGTTAAAGTAATGCCACGCGACTACAAAGCGGTTCTTCAAAAGCGTAAAGCTGAAGCACAACAGGCACAAACGGAAGAAGTGGAGGCAGTATAATGGGTAAGCCTACTGGATTTTTAGAACACGGTCGTGAGCTTCCAAAGAAGCTCGACCCGTCAGTTCGAATTGAAGACAACAAAGAGTTCGTACTTAACGAAGAGTTTGGTGAAAAGATCAATACTCAAGCATCTCGTTGTATGGACTGTGGCGTACCTTTCTGTCACAACGGCTGTCCGATTGGTAACATCATCCCAGAATTCAATGACGCTGTTTATCGCGACAGCTGGGAAGAGGCTTGGAACATTCTTAGCTCTACCAATAACTTCCCTGAGTTTACAGGTCGTGTTTGTCCTGCTCCTTGTGAAAGTGCCTGTGTTCTTGGCATCAACCAAGACCCAATCACTATCTGTAATATCGAGAAAACGATTGTAGAAACTGCGTACCGTGAAGGGTACGCAAAGCCTAAGACACCACGCTCTCGCACAGGTAAAACTGTTGCGGTTATCGGTTCAGGTCCTGCTGGCTTAGCCGCCGCTGAGCAGCTAAACAGCGCTGGTCACTCGGTAACGGTATTTGAACGTGACGAGAAAGTCGGTGGTCTACTTCGCTTCGGTATCCCAGATTTCAAGCTGGGTATGGACGTGATTGATCGTAAGATCAACCTAATGGCTGAAGCTGGCGTTGAGTTTAAAGTGAACCAACACATAGGTGTTGATGTTAATGCTCAACAGCTACGCCAAGAATTTGATGTGGTATTGCTAACGGGTGGTTCTACGGTTCCACGCGACTTACCAATCCCAGGTCGTGAGCTGAAAGGCGTTCACTTTGCCATGGAATTCCTTGGTCAAAACAACCGCCGTGCCAACGACCTAGATCTTAAGACAGAAGAACTTCACGCTAAAGATAAGCACATTGTGGTTATCGGTGGTGGTGATACGGGGTCTGACTGTGTGGGCACATCAAACCGTCATAAAGCAGCAAGCATTACTCAGGTTGAGATCATGCCGATCCCACCAGAGAAACGCCCTGCAAATATGCCTTGGCCTCAATACCCAATGATCATGAAAACGACCACTTCTCACGAAGAGGGTTGTGAACGTCATTGGAACATCCTGACTAAAGAGTTCATCTCTGACGATAACGGTAATGTAACCGGGCTTCGTATCGCTGACATCGTTTGGCAAGACGCAAAACCAGGCGAACGTCCAGGTTTTGATGAAGTAGCGAACTCTGAACGTGTTATCCCTTGTGACATGGCATTCCTTGCAATGGGCTTCTTACACCCAGAGCCTACAGGCGTGCTTGCTCAACTAGATATTAAACTGGACGAGCGCGGTAACGTCGCTTCTGAAGGTTTTGCGACGAACCAGAAAGGCGTTTTCGCTGCTGGTGATATGCGTACTGGTCAATCTCTGGTTGTACGTTGTATTAATGAAGGTCGTGAATGTGCAATTGCCATTGATGACTTCTTAATGGGTAACTCAAACTTAGAAGCGAAAGCAGATTCACTCATGCTTTCCGCATAATATTTCTCGGGCTAGCGTCGATGACGTTAGCCTAGAGGAAAAGCAACACCCTTCCTAACTTTTATGTTTGGCTAGCACTCGATGCTAGCCTTTTTTCTATCTGGCCTTTAACTCTTTCTCAATCACTCCGGCTGTGCATGTTAAATCTCGTTAACATCTAGCTCTTATATCTCATTGATCTTCATCGACTATTTTAGATTATTACGTGGTTAATCGCGTTTACACATGATAATTGACCATGAACTTGACCTTAAACACAATTAGCTATACGTTGTAAAGCTGATGAAAATAAAACCAATAGGTTTTGTTAACACAACCAATAACGTTTTAGCTAGCTAAAAACAAACTATCAGTTTATATAAGAACAAGTTCATAAAAAATAACAAGTACATGAATAGTTAGTCATTTACTGTCTGGATGACAGCGAAGCAAAAGGGAGAATTGCAATGGCTCTATATGATCCTAGTCTTGAAAAAGACAACTGTGGATTTGGTTTAATAGCGCAAATGGAAGGCCAACCGAGTCATAAGTTGGTGCGAACTGCTATTTCAGCCCTCGATCGCATGACACACCGTGGTGGTATCGCCGCGGATGGTAAAACCGGAGATGGCTGTGGCTTATTGCTACAGAAGCCAGACTCTTACCTCAGGATTATTGCAGAAGAGAATAACTTCAAGCTCGGCAAGCAATATGCCGTCGGCATGATTTTCTTCAGCCAAGATCCAATCAAAGCGCAATCCGCACAAGACATCGTCAATAAAGAGCTCGCTCAAGAAACGTTAACCGTTGCAGGTTGGCGTGTCGTGCCGACTAACACCGACGTATTAGGTCCAATCGCCAAAGATTCTGTTCCCAATATTCAACAAGTGTTTATCTCGGCCCCAGCAGGTTGGCGTGAGCGCGATATTGAACGACGCCTTTATATCGCTCGTCGTCGAATTGAAAAGCAGATCACCGAAGACAAAGATTTTTATATTTGTAGCCTGTCGACTCAAGTCATGGTCTACAAAGGCTTGTGTATGCCCGCCGATCTTCCGCGATTTTACCTCGATCTTGCAGACTTACGTATGGAATCTGCAATATGTCTGTTCCACCAGCGTTTCTCAACTAATACTCAGCCGCGTTGGCCACTGGCTCAACCATTCCGCTATTTGGCACACAATGGTGAGATCAATACCATTGAAGGCAACCGTCAATGGGCTAAAGCTCGCGCCTATAAATTCTCTTCACCGCTGCTGCCCGATTTACAAACGGCCGCACCTTTTGTGAATGAGACAGGATCAGACTCCTCAAGCCTAGACAACATGCTCGATCTATTCCTTGCCGGTGGTATGGATGTATTCCGAGCGATGCGTATGCTTGTGCCGCCCGCTTGGCAAAACCACCCAGACATGGATCCAGAGCTTCGTGCCTTTTACGATTTCAACTCCAAGCACATGGAACCGTGGGACGGCCCTGCGGGTATCGTACTGTCTGACGGCCGTTATGCTGCATGTAACCTCGACAGAAACGGCTTACGCCCTGCTCGCTATGTGATCACCAAAGACAACCTAATCACCTTGGCATCTGAAGTCGGTATCTGGAATTATGCGCCTGACGAAGTAGCAGAGAAAGGACGTGTTGGCCCGGGTGAACTGCTCGTTATTGATACGCGTCGCGGTAAGCTATGGCAGTCGAACGAGATCGACAATGATCTTAAAGGCCGTCACCCATATAAAGAGTGGATGGATAAAAACGTTCACAAATTAACACCGTTTTCCGCACTAGCAGATGACCAAGTCGGTAAGCGTAATTTTGATGATGACACCCTAAAGACCTATCAAAAACAGTTTGCAATGAGCAACGAAGAGTCAGACCAAGTACTGCGCGTACTCGGTGACATGGGACAAGAAGCGGTCGGCTCGATGGGCGACGATACACCAATGGCAGTACTGTCTTCGAAAGAGCGCCTCATTACCGACTATTTCCGTCAGAAGTTTGCTCAAGTAACCAATCCACCGATTGACCCTTTGCGTGAAAAACACGTGATGTCTCTAGCAACCAGCATCGGCCAAGAGATGAATGTGTTCTGTGAAACCGATGGGCATGCTTACCGTGTGACGTTTGATTCACCCGTTCTGCTTTATTCTGATATGCAGCAACTTCTTCAGTTAAATCAAAAGCATTATGGCCATGCGATTCTTAGCATGCACTATGACCCAGCAGAAAAAGATCTCGAACAAGCCATCAACGACTTGTGTGATCGTGCGGTTCAAGATGTACGTGACGGCGCCGTTTTGGTTGTGCTTTCAGACAAAGGTTTAGAGAAAGGTAAACTACCCGTTCCGGCAGCGATGGCGGTCGGTGCGGTGCAAACTAGACTTGCAGACACCAACCTACGTTGTGATGCTAACATCGTGGTTGAAACAGCAACCGCACGTGACCCACACCAATTTGCCGTACTGCTTGGCTTCGGCGCCACCGCGGTTTACCCGTATCTCGCTTATGAAGCTCTGGGCAAAATGTTGGACGATGGTTCATTAGATAAAGACTATCGCACTGCATTGCAAAATTACCAAAACGGCATCAACAAAGGTCTGTATAAGATCATGTCGAAGATGGGTATCTCGACAATTGCTTCGTATCGCTGCTCGCAGTTATTTGAGGCGGTCGGTTTACATACCGATGTCGTTGATTTGTGTTTCCGTGGCGTAACGACTCGTATCCAAGGCGCTAGCTTTAGCGACTTCCAACAAGATATCTATAATCTATCTCGTAAAGCATGGACTAAGCGTAAACCACTGGAACATGGTGGCTTGCTCAAATACGTACATGGCGGCGAATACCACGCCTACAACCCAGACGTAGTCAGTACCTTGCAAACCGCCGTAAAGACAGGCGAAACATCCGACTACCAATCTTTTGCGAAGCAAGTTAATGCTCGCCCTGCTGCTATGCTACGCGACTTAATGAGCCTCAAAAAAGCCGATCAACCTCTACCTCTAGCACAAGTAGAGCCGAGTAGCGATCTCTTTAAACGCTTCGATTCTGCCGCGATGTCGATTGGTGCCTTGAGCCCCGAAGCTCATGAAGCGCTGGCCATGGCGATGAACCGATTAGGTGGTTATTCTAACTCTGGTGAAGGCGGTGAAGATCCACGACGCTTTGGGACTGATCGCAATTCACGAATCAAGCAGATAGCTTCCGGCCGTTTTGGTGTCACGCCACATTACTTAACCAATGCGGATGTTCTGCAAATCAAGGTCGCACAAGGTGCGAAGCCAGGCGAAGGCGGTCAACTACCGGGTCATAAGGTCACGGCAGAAATCGCTAAGCTGAGATACTCAGTTCAAGGCGTAACTCTGATCTCCCCTCCTCCGCATCACGATATTTATTCTATCGAGGATCTTGCGCAGCTGATTTTCGACCTTAAGCAAGTTAACCCTAAAGCCTTGGTTTCAGTAAAATTAGTATCTGAACCGGGTGTAGGCACCATTGCCACGGGTGTAGCGAAAGCTTATGCCGACTTGATTACGATCTCCGGTTACGACGGTGGTACCGCGGCAAGCCCGCTGACTTCAGTGAAATACGCGGGTTGTCCTTGGGAGCTTGGCTTAGCCGAAACTCAACAAGCACTCGTCGCCAACGGACTTCGTCATAAGATCCGCCTGCAAGTCGATGGTGGTTTAAAAACCGGCCTCGATGTTATCAAAGGCGCGATTTTAGGCGCTGAAAGCTTTGGTTTTGGTACTGCACCAATGGTCGCAATGGGTTGTAAGTTCTTAAGAATTTGTCACCTAAATAACTGTGCGACAGGTGTGGCGACTCAAGATGAAACCCTACGCCGCGAATACTTCAAAGGCCTACCAGACATGGTGGTGAACTACTTTACCGGCCTAGCCGATGAAGTTCGCCAGTACCTTGCAGAACTTGGCGTAGAGAAACTTACTGATCTGATTGGTCGTACTGATTTGCTTGAAGCCGTTCAAGGCCTCACAGCGAAACAGAGCAAACTCGATCTCTCTTCAATACTCGAAGCTCCAGTATCTCCAGAAGGTCACCCACTGTTTTGGACCGAGCCAAACGCTCCATTTGATAAAGCTCAGCTCAACCAACAGATCCTTGATGATGCAATTGATGCGATTGAGAAACGTCAATCCACCAGCCTCTACTACAACGTAATCAACACCGATCGCTCGATTGGCGCTCGTATCTCTGGCGAAATAGCCAAACGCTACGGTAACCAAGGTATGGCGGGTTCACCCATTAAGTTATATCTCGATGGCACCGCAGGCCAATCCTTTGCGGTTTGGAACGCCGGCGGCGTAGAGCTGTATCTAACTGGTGATGCCAATGACTATGTCGGCAAAGGCATGGCGGGCGGCAAAGTAGTAATCAAACCTCACCAAGGCACAGCCTTTACTTGTAACGAAGCGACCATCATCGGCAATACCTGCTTGTATGGCGCAACCGGAGGCAAGCTGTTCGCTGCGGGTACTGCAGGCGAGCGATTTGGCGTACGTAACTCAGGTACTGTTGCGGTGATTGAAGGTGCAGGTGACAAC harbors:
- the gltB gene encoding glutamate synthase large subunit, with product MVDQEQNSQGLYTPELEHDACGIGFVAHLKNRKSHDVVTQALDMLARMEHRGGQGCDPCSGDGAGILLQKPHEFLLEEAVKLGIKLPSFEKYGVGVVLFPKDEYKRAQCRDILERNAQRLELEVIGYRELPTDNSMIGADPLSTEPQFEHVFISGGPGITPEELERKLYVLRNYTVRVCLESVSNIGDDFYINSMSYKTLVYKGQLTTEQVPQYFLDLQNPTMVTALALVHSRFSTNTFPRWRLAQPFRYIAHNGEINTVRGNLNWMKAREAILESDLFTQAEIDMLLPICQEGSSDSSNFDMALELLVLSGRTLPHALMMMIPEAWQENKNMDPTRRAFYQYHANVMEPWDGPASVCFTDGVQVGATLDRNGLRPSRYTVTKDDFLVMASESGVVEIAPENVEYRGRLQPGRIFVADLEQGRIISDEEVKDGIAKSQPYEKWVEENLLSLKKLPDASNEFNQPSPEKLLHKQQSFGVSSEEVNEIILPLAKTGYEPLSAMGADWPLAILSHQSQHLSNYFKQLFAQVTNPPIDPIRERMVMSLNTYLGKDQNLLAETPEHCQKVELESPVLSNSELEKLRAIDNEHLQSKTLDIVFQANGDQGKLERALKRICQYAEDAVIDGYSIILLTDRAVNSNHAAIPAMLAVGAVHHHLIRKGLRAKCDIVVETGDARETHHFATLIGYGANAVNPYLVIETIVELQRTKKLDPNVHPRELFDNYRNGVNGGLLKIFSKMGISTLQSYHGAQIFEALGVSKSVVEKYFTGTVSRIQGLTIDDIAREVLVRHRVGYPAREIPAQILDVGGVYQWKQRGEKHLFNPETISLLQESTRNKDYGQFKKYAKAVDDQGDNAATLRSQLDFIKNPAGSIPLAEVEPIENILKRFATGAMSFGSISHEAHSTLAVAMNRIGAKSNSGEGGEDPARFERKENGDWERSAIKQVASGRFGVTSYYLSNADELQIKMAQGAKPGEGGQLPGDKVDDWIGATRHSTPGVGLISPPPHHDIYSIEDLAQLIYDLKNANRNGRVNVKLVSEAGVGTIASGVAKAKADVVLIAGFDGGTGASPMSSIRHTGLPWELGLAETHQTLLKNGLRNRIVVQSDGQMKTPRDLAVATLLGAEEWGVATAALVVEGCIMMRKCHKNTCPVGIATQNKTLRERFDGRVEDVVTFFQYMAEGLREVMAELGFRSIDEMVGQSHKLKVRDDIGHWKYKNLDLTPVLHIEQARAEDGIYNQTTQNHNLEDVLDRKLIQAAIPALEKGEAVTAQFPIINTDRSAGTMLSNEISKVYKDQGLPQPMNVKFNGSAGQSFGAFLAKGVKFEVEGDANDYWGKGLSGGTLVLYPDARSTLVAEDNIVVGNVCFYGATSGESFIRGMAGERFCVRNSGAKVVVEGVGDHGCEYMTGGAAIILGSTGRNFAAGMSGGVAYVWDKAGDFETKLNAELVDLDPIEQEDKDLLLDMLTKHVEFTGSEVAQSFLDNFEASVASLVKVMPRDYKAVLQKRKAEAQQAQTEEVEAV
- a CDS encoding glutamate synthase subunit beta, with protein sequence MGKPTGFLEHGRELPKKLDPSVRIEDNKEFVLNEEFGEKINTQASRCMDCGVPFCHNGCPIGNIIPEFNDAVYRDSWEEAWNILSSTNNFPEFTGRVCPAPCESACVLGINQDPITICNIEKTIVETAYREGYAKPKTPRSRTGKTVAVIGSGPAGLAAAEQLNSAGHSVTVFERDEKVGGLLRFGIPDFKLGMDVIDRKINLMAEAGVEFKVNQHIGVDVNAQQLRQEFDVVLLTGGSTVPRDLPIPGRELKGVHFAMEFLGQNNRRANDLDLKTEELHAKDKHIVVIGGGDTGSDCVGTSNRHKAASITQVEIMPIPPEKRPANMPWPQYPMIMKTTTSHEEGCERHWNILTKEFISDDNGNVTGLRIADIVWQDAKPGERPGFDEVANSERVIPCDMAFLAMGFLHPEPTGVLAQLDIKLDERGNVASEGFATNQKGVFAAGDMRTGQSLVVRCINEGRECAIAIDDFLMGNSNLEAKADSLMLSA
- the gltB gene encoding glutamate synthase large subunit, with the protein product MALYDPSLEKDNCGFGLIAQMEGQPSHKLVRTAISALDRMTHRGGIAADGKTGDGCGLLLQKPDSYLRIIAEENNFKLGKQYAVGMIFFSQDPIKAQSAQDIVNKELAQETLTVAGWRVVPTNTDVLGPIAKDSVPNIQQVFISAPAGWRERDIERRLYIARRRIEKQITEDKDFYICSLSTQVMVYKGLCMPADLPRFYLDLADLRMESAICLFHQRFSTNTQPRWPLAQPFRYLAHNGEINTIEGNRQWAKARAYKFSSPLLPDLQTAAPFVNETGSDSSSLDNMLDLFLAGGMDVFRAMRMLVPPAWQNHPDMDPELRAFYDFNSKHMEPWDGPAGIVLSDGRYAACNLDRNGLRPARYVITKDNLITLASEVGIWNYAPDEVAEKGRVGPGELLVIDTRRGKLWQSNEIDNDLKGRHPYKEWMDKNVHKLTPFSALADDQVGKRNFDDDTLKTYQKQFAMSNEESDQVLRVLGDMGQEAVGSMGDDTPMAVLSSKERLITDYFRQKFAQVTNPPIDPLREKHVMSLATSIGQEMNVFCETDGHAYRVTFDSPVLLYSDMQQLLQLNQKHYGHAILSMHYDPAEKDLEQAINDLCDRAVQDVRDGAVLVVLSDKGLEKGKLPVPAAMAVGAVQTRLADTNLRCDANIVVETATARDPHQFAVLLGFGATAVYPYLAYEALGKMLDDGSLDKDYRTALQNYQNGINKGLYKIMSKMGISTIASYRCSQLFEAVGLHTDVVDLCFRGVTTRIQGASFSDFQQDIYNLSRKAWTKRKPLEHGGLLKYVHGGEYHAYNPDVVSTLQTAVKTGETSDYQSFAKQVNARPAAMLRDLMSLKKADQPLPLAQVEPSSDLFKRFDSAAMSIGALSPEAHEALAMAMNRLGGYSNSGEGGEDPRRFGTDRNSRIKQIASGRFGVTPHYLTNADVLQIKVAQGAKPGEGGQLPGHKVTAEIAKLRYSVQGVTLISPPPHHDIYSIEDLAQLIFDLKQVNPKALVSVKLVSEPGVGTIATGVAKAYADLITISGYDGGTAASPLTSVKYAGCPWELGLAETQQALVANGLRHKIRLQVDGGLKTGLDVIKGAILGAESFGFGTAPMVAMGCKFLRICHLNNCATGVATQDETLRREYFKGLPDMVVNYFTGLADEVRQYLAELGVEKLTDLIGRTDLLEAVQGLTAKQSKLDLSSILEAPVSPEGHPLFWTEPNAPFDKAQLNQQILDDAIDAIEKRQSTSLYYNVINTDRSIGARISGEIAKRYGNQGMAGSPIKLYLDGTAGQSFAVWNAGGVELYLTGDANDYVGKGMAGGKVVIKPHQGTAFTCNEATIIGNTCLYGATGGKLFAAGTAGERFGVRNSGTVAVIEGAGDNACEYMTGGIVAILGATGVNFGAGMTGGFAYVMDKNEDFQGRVNNESVEALSLSDLFIHQEHLRGLIAEHLEETGSVHAEAILANFDEWIPKFYLVKPKTADLNTLLGHQSRSSAELRVQAQ